A region of Vanessa cardui chromosome 1, ilVanCard2.1, whole genome shotgun sequence DNA encodes the following proteins:
- the LOC124533484 gene encoding uncharacterized protein LOC124533484 encodes MYKSLILVCCLCVVLIECRPSWQYLPEVPGYVPVYIRNGDTPLEEINPDLAEAFHALPIGRSAGKHLDAAPDTPEQADQPQPEEIPEPVSSSIDRRPFEKKQLEKKKKASFDITKMSNE; translated from the exons ATGTACAAATCATTAATTCTTGTGTGTTGTTTGTGCGTAGTTTTAATCG AGTGTCGGCCCAGTTGGCAGTACCTACCTGAAGTGCCGGGCTACGTTCCAGTATACATTCGCAATGGGGACACACCATTAGAGGAGATCAATCCTGATTTAGCAGAAGCCTTTCACGCGCTACCTATAGGGCGTAGCGCAGGGAAACATCTAGACGCAGCTCCTGATACCCCAGAACAGGCCGACCAACCACAACCAGAGGAAATTCCGGAACCTGTTAGTTCCAGCATCGATCGACGCCCCTTCGAGAAGAAACAACTTGAGAAGAAGAAGAAGGCTAGCTTCGACATCACCAAAATGTCGAACGAGTGA